Within the Plesiomonas shigelloides genome, the region CCCCGGGAACGGATGCAGATACTACCTGATTCCTGCGTTATGTCAACACCCGAAACCAGAATTAACGGCCATCTGGCTGACATTCATGCACAATGTGCAGTTTTCAAGCAAAAAAGTCTAGAAGAGCGGTAAAAATCACATTAATCGTGTTTTGTGACGACTTTTATCTCTTTCTATACCGCTATCGCATGCGGTGTCTATCTGATTGTTCAGATATGCAACAAACCTCAGTTCAGTTGTCCTACCGTTTAGGTGACAGCGCGTATATATGGCGCCATTGTTCCACGGCTATACGACAGAGACGTTATGAACCACCTGCTTTTTTCACCTGAACTTTGCCCTTCCCTACGTAATACTGATACCCCAATAACGTCTGCCGGTGTGCGGATGCTGTTTAACCTCAGTAGTGGTCGCCTGACTCAGCAAGGTTGTTTGCATCATCCTAAAAATCGGATCAAGTTTTTCCTGCGCTCATTGCTCACCTTTCCGTGGACGCTACGCTGGCTGAGTACGATTGGCCAAACCGATGCGCTGTGCTCGTTGGCGCAAAAAGAGCCGTCGGTTGCCTTACGTTTGCATCGCCCTTACTTAAGCCGAGGCTTGAATCTGAGCCAGCGCCTAAATTTACTCAGCCAGCACTATCAACTGCTGCTAAATCATCTGCCAAGTGATGTGGTACAAGCGTGCTTGTCCAATGAGGGTTTTACGCTGGCAGAGCTGGAAGGCAAATCAGGGGAGTTTTATCCGGTACAGATCTCCGCGCTGCACTCATTTGATAAAGAAGGCGAGCTATCTTTACGCTTATACAACCCGCAGGGACAAGTACTAGTCACCGTCACCTTCAATTTGATTGAGCTGGAAGGTCGCCCGGCTATCTATATTGGTGGCTTACAGGGACCGCGCCAAAGTACGCCTCATGAAGTGATCAAAGTCGCAACCAAAGATTTACACGGTTTGTTCCCGAAAAAATTGGCGATTGATGCCCTCGCAGCCTTTGTCATGGCTCTGGATGGTCAGCAAATTATCGCCACCAGCAACCAGACGCATATCTACCGTTCACTGCGCTATCGCAAGACCATTCAAGCGGATTACGACAGTTTCTGGGAAACGTTTGCCGGCGAAGCACTCAACTCCGGCCATTACCGATTGGCACTGCCTCTGCCGCGCAAAGCACTGCAAGATGTGGTGAGTAAAAAACGCGGCGAATATCAGCGCCGTTATGCACTAATAGATCACATGAGTAACGAAATTACTCTAAAAATGCATAATAAATCTGCTATTATCCGCACGCCCTGAGCGCAAGGCTAAAAAAGCGATTGCGCGCATTATAATCAGCTAGTGCTGATTCGGTTCAGCCTGTACTATAATAAAGAACTGAACAACTGGCGGTATTACATTGATTGCGGAACATCAGTGACAGTGCTGTGACGTTGTCACTGATTTTTACTTTTTAGGAGTCATCGCGGATGCAGCGCGTCATTGCGGTAACGTTAAATCCGGCTATCGACCTCACCGGTAACATTGATGAATTACACCCGGGTGAGCTGAATCTGGTTAATGATTTCAGCCGTCACTGTGCGGGCAAAGGGATCAATGTCGCTCGTATTTTGGCCGATCTGGGTGCCGACGTTACAGTCACCGGCTTTCTCGGCAATAACAACCAGATGGGATTTGAGAGCCTGTTTGAGCAAAAAGGACTGAAAGATCAGTTCTTGCGCGTCGACGGCCGAACTCGAGTCAACATTAAGCTGGCTGAAAGTAATACCCGCACAACCGAGATTAACTTTCCCGGCTTCCATGTTGATACGGCCATTCAGCAACGTTTGTTCGATCAGCTGCGCCATCAGGCGGGCCCTGACTCGTTGTTTATCCTCAGTGGCAGCCTGCCACAAGGTGTCGAGCCGTGGTTCTATGCCGAATTGATCCGCGCCCTGCGTGCCAAAGGCGCGACGGTTTACTTCGACTCCAGTTCAGCCGCGCTGACGGAGGGGGTAAAAGCCGGTCCACATTTGATCAAACCGAACCTGAAAGAGCTGTCGCACTGGTGCGGTAAAGAGATCACCACCTTAGAACAAGCTCTGCCATTCGCTCATCAGTTACACCAAAACGGTGTAGCGCAGGTGGTGATTTCGGCCAGCTGTCAGGGGGCGATCACGGTCAGTGGACAAGGCGTCTTCCGTAGCATGCCGCCGAAGGTCAATGTGGTCTCTGAAGTGGGTGCCGGTGATACTTTGGTAGCCGGTCTGGCTTGGGCGGCCATTAAAGGCTGGGATATTGCCCAAGGGCTGCGTTTTGCCACTGCGCTGGCAAGCTGGACGGTTTCCGATCATGGCGTGCATGTTCCGTCTATGGAAGCGCTGGACTATGTGCTGAACAACACGCAAGTCGAATCGCTCTAAGGCTATGCGATCTTAAGATTTAGCGCCTAAGCCGTGCGGAATTATCCATAGACAATCCGTGACCGACGATACAAAACAGGAGACCTGAGGTCTCCTGTTTTATTTTGCGCGCCTTATCTTTTACTTCACGACGTTTTGCCGCTAGTTTTGCCTTACGCAGTGCCTCGCGCTTAACCGGCTCGTCCGCGTGATAACCAAACCACCCGTGAGAACATCTGTCGCAACAGACGTGGCACAGAATCGGCTCCGCGCTGCTCCGCCGCTTCCACAATCGCCAGTGCCAAATCTGGTTTCGAGCTTTTGTGGATCGCTTTATCGATCACTCGCCTTGGAGACATCGGAATGCCCTGTGGAATTTGCGCTACTTGGTGAAAAACGCTAGCAAATCCTTCCCGATATAGATACATCTCCATATCCGACACCGGTAAGAAGGTTAACCGCTCTCGCTCAGTGTCATTGTTACGCAGCGCGCCTCGCACCGTTGCGGCATATTTTTTCCCCGCATCATCACCATCGGTCAGCACGTGCCATTCAATCCCCATCCCGCGGGCAAATTTGATCAGCGGCTTTAAGCCACACTGCGCAAACTCGATGATTTTGATCCCTTCCGAATGGAAATGATAACCAGACAAGCTCGCCAGCTGAGTCAGCAACCACACCTCCGTCTCCCCTTCCACCAACAGCCAACTGCGTGCAAATAAAGAAGCTGCGCGGTTAAAGCAGATATGGAAAGCGATGCGGCGGCTGTCCTCACGACTGAGCATGCCAGGGAATACCCGATACGCTGAAACCTTGTTGGAGTTACGCACTAGGCGGCAAATACGCTCCACCGGCACATAGGAAAGCAGCTCACCCGAGTTGGTGGTAGTCAGACGCTGCAACGGCAATTCAGATAGCACGCCCCATGCCACCGACAACATGATCGGGTGCAATCGGGTTTCTGGATCTTCGATGATCAGCAGTGGCCTTGCCTCTGGCGCAAGCGCGTCGATGCCGCGCGAATGCAGTAAGCTGGCAAACATACCCAAAAACAGCAGACGAATATTGCGATTTTCTGGCCGTTTCGCCAATCCACGCAAAATCTCCAATGATTGCCATGAGTTATGCTGCGTTAAATCAGGAATACGGCGCCGTTTTTGCGGCAAAGGGGCTGAGTCATGAATGGCAAAATAGTGCTCTAACAGTTGGCGCGCGGCCTCCAAGCCTTCACGGATCTCACGGTTGGTAATATTTTCTGGGCATTCACTTAAGCTGTGCGCTAACCGGTCGGTTATCTCAGAAAAACCTTCAAGCGGAACCCCGTTCTCGGTCAACTCCTGCGCCCGATGGCGCACCTGCCGCGCATCGCGTAAACGCAGAACCGGATGCAAGCGGATCAGTTGCCGGATCAGCACATCAATATTAGCCACGTGAATCGAACGCCCTGCAGCATCGATGAAATTGCGCCACGTCGCGACGCTACCGTCTTCGCACCACTCGCCTTCGAGGCGAAAGTGGATCCGGTGCAGGTTATCGACCCCGAGCATACACACTGGGCTAAATAGCTGGTATTTGTCCGCAGACCAATGCCCCACGGTGTGCTCGCAAAAGGTCAGTACAATGTGCAGATGACGCTCTTTGGCCGTCTCTTCTCCCGGCGGGTGATAAAAATCACTGACCTGAAAACGATACAACTCTTGCGCAGGCGAAAGGATCAGGCGCAAGGCATCCAACAAACTGGATTTACCCCATGCGTTTTCCCCGATCAGCACCGTATTATCATCCAGCTGCAGTGACAGGCGGTTGATCCCACGAAACCCTACCATCTCAATCCGTTCGAGAAACATCGCTCATCCCCATTACCTGCAATGTAGTTAGCATTATAAGACAGCCTAGCTCGGTCAAGTCTTTTGGTATTTCATCCTGTGGCATCTCACAGATATTGGTAATAATTTGGCGACGTTCCCGCCAAGTGCGTTATAACCTGCTATCGCTGACACATTTCTTTACACGAGTAACCGTTTGCTATAGCTTGGTACAGATATGTCTGTCTGATTTATGGTTAAGGGTTAAAGGATGTACTCCGGCCTTCTGATTGTAATTGTTCCGCTGTTAATCGGTTATTTGCTCCCCGTTCGTCATCCGCGTTTTGCCCCTTGGATCAGCAAAGTCTGTGGTTGGATGGTGTACATCATTCTGTTTTTGATGGGCGCCAGTCTCTCTTACTTGGATAATTTGACCAGTAACCTACAGCACATTTTTAGCACCGCTGTGGTCTTTTTTGTTTGCATCTGCGTTATCAATATGCTGGCGCTGTGCATCATGGATAAGCGCTGGGAATGGCGCGTAAAACTGCACCAACAAAAGCTGCCTTCGCGCCTGCGGATGGCGGTTGATTCTTTGCAACTGCTCGGGGTGGTCGCCGGCGGTTTTATTCTCGGCTTGCTGACGCAACCTTTACTGGCCAATGCCGGAAAAGCCAGTGAATATGCGCTGATATTCCTGCTCTGGCTGATTGGTATGCAGCTGCGCAACAGTAATATGCCGCTGCGCCAAATCCTGCTTAATCGTCGTGGATTGGTGATTGCCGTGGTGGTGTTTTTCAGTTCATTAGGCGGTGGCGCACTGGCCGCTTGGTTACTGGGTCTACCTTGGAATACCGGTTTAGCGATCGCTTCCGGTTTTGGCTGGTATTCACTATCAGGCATTATGCTGACTGATGCGCTGGGGCCGGTGTTAGGCAGCGCAGCATTCTTTAATGATCTGCTGCGTGAGTTAGTCGCGATTATGCTGATCCCATCGTTGATACGCCGTTATACCTCCACTGCCGTCGGCATTGGTGGCGCTACTGCCATGGATTTCACCCTTCCGGTTATCCAGCGCGCAGGCAGCGTTGATTTAGTGCCCGCCGCGATTGTCAGTGGCTTTTTACTCAGCCTGAGCGCTCCGGTATTAATGGCGCTATTTGCGCTCTAATAATACACGCCATACTGACTGAACTTATCAGCATAAACTTCAGGATGCCGTTATCTCTGCAAAATGCAGCAAAGTACAGCGGCTTCCTGAAGTTTACCTCACTCGCCCTACCTTCCCTTTCGTTTATCTACTTGTTTTTCCTTATTTCTTCACTTCACTACACTGATTACGCCAATACTGGGCACTGTTTCACCGTATGCAATTTTTATCGGCTAAATTGATGTACATCAACTGACAGCTAAGTTGCATTTGAAATGTCATTTTATTACCCCTATCCTCGCCCAATAAGAAGCATACTAAATACACCTTATAAAGGGGATAGCAATGTACTGTGTACAATGTGAGCAAACTATACGAACTCCAGCCGGCAATGGCTGCTCCTACGCACAGGGTATGTGCGGTAAAACCGCCGAAACCTCTGACCTACAAGACTTGCTGGTTGCAGTGCTGGAAGGCTTGTCCGCTTGGGCCTTAAAAGCGCGTGAGCTGAATATTATTGATGATGCTATCGATGCGTTTGTCCCAAAGGCATTTTTCTCTACCCTGACCAACGTTAACTTCGATTCTGCGCGTATTATCGAATACACCGAACAAGCCATTGCCATGCGTGAAGCATTAGCTACACGTTGCCGGCAGATTGAGCCTAGCGCCCATGTTGAGCTGCCCGTTGCCGCAATTACCTTAAGCGATCTGAGCATACCAGCGCTGCTGGCACAATCCGCTGACTATGCCCTGAACAAAGACAAAGCCGAATGCGGCGATGATATCCACGGCTTGCGCGTGCTGTGCCTGTACGGCCTCAAAGGCGCAGCCGCCTATCTGGAGCATGCCCGAGTATTAGAACAACAAGATCGCGCTATTTACGCGCAGTTCCACGCGTTTATGGCGTGGTTAGGCAGCAATCCTACCGATGTCACGACCCTGCTGGATAACGCCATGGCAATTGGCCGCATGAACTTTGATGTAATGGCGATGCTAGATACCGGCGAAACCGCACTGTACGGTAACCCAGTACCGACACAGGTGAACGTGCGTCCGGTAAAAGGCAAAGCGATTTTGATCTCCGGTCACGATCTCAAAGATCTCAAAGCCCTGCTGGAGCAAACCGAAGGCACCGGCATCAATGTGTACACCAACGGTGAAATGCTGCCAGCTCACGGTTATCCCGAGCTGAAAAAATACACTCATCTGGTCGGTAACTACGGTAGCGCTTGGCAAAACCAGCAAGCGGAATTTGCGCGTTTTCCTGGCCCAATCATCATGACCTCCAACTGCATTATCGATCCGAATGTGGGTAACTATGCTGACCGCATCTGGACTCGTAGCATTGTCGGCTGGCCAGGTGTTCAGCATCTGGAAGGCGAAGACTTCTCTGCCGTGATCGCGCAAGCGCAAGCCATGCCAGGCTTCCTGCATACCGAAATCGAACAGCTGATCACCGTGGGTTTTGGTCGGGAAACCCTGCTCGGTGCAGCCGATACCGTGATCGATATGGTCGCCGCCAAGCAACTGCGTCATGTTTTCTTGGTGGGAGGCTGTGATGGTAGCCGTGGTGAGCGCCATTACTACACCGATTTTGCCCGCGCCGTACCGCAAGATTGCCTGATCATGACGCTGGCATGCGGTAAATATCGCTTCAACACCTTGGATTTCGGCACCATCGGCGCGCTGCCACGCTTGCTGGATGTCGGTCAGTGTAACGATGCCTACTCCGCCATCATGCTGGCCGTGCGTTTGGCTGAGAAGCTGGGCTGTGGCGTGAACGATCTGCCATTGACGTTGGTGCTGTCATGGTTCGAGCAAAAAGCCATTGTGATTCTGCTGACCCTGCTGTCGCTCGGAGTGAAAAATATCTATACCGGCCCAACCGCGCCAGCGTTCTTAACCGACAATTTGCTCGCCATTTTGAACGAAAAGTTTGGCATGCGCCCAATCACCACCGTGGAAGCTGACTTAGCAGAGATGCTGCCAACCGCCGGATAACCGTGCGCACAGGCTGGAATAACGGCTTATCTCTCGGCTTTTTCGCCAACGCATCACAAAGGCCGCAATGCGGCCTTTATCATCCCTTTTGTTCATTTTGCCGGAATTAGTCCCATGAAGTTGACTGAAACTCGCGCCCCTACTGCCTCGAACACCCATAATACATCCGCGGCCGATTTCAGCGCCGCAGTACAGGATCTGTGCCACCATCCAATGCAGGTGCTAGATATCCATCAAGAAACCCGAGATGTCTGGACTCTTAGCCTTCAACCAGCAACACCTTATGCCTATCAGCCCGGTCAATATGCACTGGTGCGTATTGGCCATGAAAGCCATACCGTTCGCGCATACACCTTATCTTCTTCGCCTGATGTTTCCACCAATTTAAGTATTACTGTGCGCCGTATTGCGAACGGACAAGGCTCGGGATGGCTTACCGAAAAGGTGAACGTCGGAGATACGCTGTGGCTCAGTGATGCCCAAGGTGAGTTTACCTGTGCATCGCACCCTAATAATGCACACTATCTGATGTTGGGAGCCGGTTGCGGGATCACGCCGCTGATGTCAATGGCGCGCTGGCTGTTAGCGTTTCGCCCACAGACGCACATCACGTTGCTGTATCACGCCAGTGATGTTGAAGATCTGATTTTCGCCGACCATTGGCAGCAACTGGCCGCCCGCTTTCCACAGGAACTCACGGTTCATCTGCTTGCCCGTCAGCCGTATTGGCCTGATGAGCTGCGCTCACGGCTAAATCAAGCTACCTTGGAAATGCTGGTGCCGGATATCCGTGAGCGAATTGTGATGACTTGCGGCCCTGAGGGCTACATGCAAAGCGCGGTACAACTGGCTAAGACATTAGGTGTACCGGCGGAGCAGATCCACCAAGAAGCCTTTTTCACTGCAACTGAAGCGATCACTCATACAGATAACGAAAACGCCTGTTCTTTTAATGAACAAGCCGCCGCCCCTAATACGGTGCGTATGCATATTCGCCATGCCTTGCGTGACATCGATGTGCCAGTGGGTACGTCACTCCTTGCCGCCATGGAGCAGCATAATCTACCAGTATTTGCCGCTTGTCGCGCCGGAGTTTGCGGCTCATGCAAAGTGCAAATTATCGCAGGCGAAGTCGACACCACCAGCCAAAGTGGACTGACGCAAGCAGAGATCGAGCAAGGTTATGTATTGGCGTGCAGCTGCCGAATTAAACAGAACATCACTTTGGCCTAAGTGAATATCTTACAGGCATCGAGCTAAGCCAATAAATAAGCCAAGTTATCCGCAGATTTTCTGCGCGGCACTCACCGTGAGCAAACCACCTTCGAGATCCCGTACAAAAAAACGGCCAACATTGTTGTTGGCCGTTTTCTTACGCAAACAGTAAAAGTATCCGTATTACTTTTTGTCGGATGGCTCACTGCTGGTAGCACTATCGTCACTGTTTTTGTCGCTGTCTTTATCAGTAAAGATACCGTGTCCTGAGTTGAGTAGCATCGAAACCAACATATTATTGTCGATTTCTTCACCGTTTAAGATCCGAGCTAGAATCTCGCTACCAAATAATTGCGGCGACAAAATGATATCTGGCTGAACTTTTTTAATCTTATTCAGGTTTTTGCTGTCACTGACCGCCAATACCGTTTTCACGTCTTTGCTCAAATCTTTGGCTGACAAGACCACAAACGCGTTATCGGCATCATTATCGCTCAAGGCCAAAATCGCTCGGCAGCTATCGATACCGGCTTTTTTCAGCACAGCGCTGTCATTACTGTCACCAGAGATAATATCGAACTTGCCACCTAAACGCTGCTCCAGTTGATTGGCTTCATCCTCCGACAAATTAGTGATAACGGTAACATTTTGACCACGTTGCTTGAGCTGCAAAATAGTATTGATCGCCAAAATGGAATGTCCGCAGACAATAAAGTGATCTTTACGATTCATAGTATGCTTGTTCCCTTTCACTAGTCGGTTCAGCCCTCCACTGATCAGTGGGCCGAAAATAGAAGTCATGGATGTCGCAAATACGGTAATGCCAGAAATGATGACCGAGATGGTAAATAATCGCGCCGCCTCAGATACCGGCACGATATCCCCGTAGCCCACGGTGGTCATGGTCTCTATCGAGAAATAAAATGCCGTCATCAGACTATGAATTTTAGGGTTAAATCCTTCCCCTAAATACAGCGAGCCATAGGTTGAGTAAAACAACAAAGTCGCAAAACTGATGAAGGCAAAAATACTACCGGCAGTAGCACTGCTATGGGAAAAATCTTTACGCAGTAAAACCAGCACCAGAATAGAAAAAATACAAAATCCGATACTGAATTTTAAATAAGGATAAAAATGAATAGTGTAGATCAGCGTGATCAATAGCAGAATAATACTAATAGCCCACGCAAGTTTGGCCCGAAATAGCAAACCTAACGAGTTCAGGACGAGGAATACCCCCAACATAAACAGCGGGGCATTTGCCAATAATGACAAATTCAAACCAGAGAAGGCATGGATATGGAAAATATCCAGCAGATTGACCGACATGCCATAGATGGTTTTAAAAATCAGCAACCCATTCAGCAACACGGCCAATGCCGCAATGTCATGCCGAACGGCCATCCACAAATTTACCGTTGTTCGTTTAAATACAGCCCAGTGACTCACTGATACCTCTGCAACCACAAATACTGTTTATCAATTTCTCGCCGATTCAGCACCGATCTGACTCGCCCGATGCCCGAAGCATGCGCGTTATACTAGATGAGGTTATCCGCAGCAATCAAAAGCTTTTCACTGGATTATGTAACGATTAATCACAAAATCATAGCTAACATTGAGGTCTAAATCCGTCAGTCATTACGGTTAAAACCCGCAATTTTCCCCTTCATATAATGCACTACACGGCTGATCAGCGGGATATGCTCATATAACATGGCTCCCATGTCATAGTAGTTACGCTGAAAAATGATCCGTTCGCCTTCCAATCGCAAGTGTGAAGCTCCTTCCACGGAAATATCATCCCCTTGCTCCAAATTGGCATGGGCGTAACTGAGCTCCCAGAGGATAAACACATCATTATCACTGCTAAAGGCACGAATAACTTTTACGCGGTGATAATAGGTTTGCTCAATGATGCGAAAAAAATAGACCTGCAGCTCTTGTACGCTGTAGATTTGCTGTACTGGGTCCATAAACACCACATCATCGGCATACAAATCAGGGAAATGCGCGATTTTCTCGGCAGTCAGTTCGGCATACGCGGCGCTGAATTTATCAATCATGGCTTGATGTTGCGCTAACATTCTCCCCTCCTGTTGATAACATCACCGTTAAAAGTATATGCCATCTCCCGCCAAGTGCCGTTAACCGCCAGACAAATCGCTCACCATACACAATAAAAACCACGCAATAAAAAACCGCCTCATGGGCGGCTTTTTATCTGACTCGTTTTGATTTATACCATCAGCTTACTTCACTTCCTCAATAGAGGAGTTATCCGAGCCTTCGGTATTCACTTGATGCGGTAAAATCAGGTTCAGTAACACCGCCACCAGCGATGCCAGACCTACACCTGCCAGCGCAAAGCTGCCGATTTTCAGCTCCAGCGAGCCAATACCGATCGTCAAGGTAATTGCTACGATGGCGATATTGCGGGAAGCGCCTAAATCCACTTTCGCATCAACCAGCGTTTTCAAACCAATTGCCGCGATAGAGCCGAACAGCAGCAGCATGATCCCGCCCATCACAGGCATCGGGATTGAGGTCAGCAGCGCATTGAACTTACCGAAGAATGCCAAGATGATGGCAAAAATCGCCGCCCACGTCATGGTACGCACATTGAAGTTACGGGTGATCATCACTGCACCAGTCACTTCCGCATAGGTGGTCACTGGTGGGCCACCAATCAGACCAGCAAAGCATACGCCCAAACCATCACCAAACAGCGTGCGGTGCAAGCCCGGAGTCTTGGTGTAATCCTTACCGGTTACGCCACCAATCGCCATGACGCCACCGATATGCTCGATACAAGGCGCAATCGCCACCGGTAACATGAAGAGCGCCGCCGCCCAGTTCACTTCCGGCGTAATAAAGGTTGGCACCGCCAACCATGCCGCGGATTGCAGACCGGTGAAATCCACCATGCCAGAGAATGATGCTACGGAATACCCCACCACGACACCGGATAAAATCGGCAGTAAGCGCAGCCAGCCTTTACAAAAGACTGCAGTAACCAGCGTGGTCGCCAGCGATACGCCAGCCAGCGCCAGTGCAGTATCCAACGGGATGATCTGCTCACCGTTCACACGGCCCATCGCCATGTTACAGGCCACTTGCGCCACTGATAGACCGATAACCATGATCACAGGCCCAATCACTACTGGCGGCAACAAGCGGTGCACAAAGCCCACCCCTTTGGAGCGGATAATGCCAGCAAACAGGAAGTACATCAGGCCGGCCATGCACAGGCCAAACATAGTGGATGGCACACCCCAGGTTTGGGTGGCATAGATAATCGGGGCAATAAAGGCAAAACTCGATCCCAGAAAGATCGGCACTTGATTACGCGTTGATAACTGAAATAACAGTGTTCCCACGCCGGCGCCCAACAGGGCCATTGAAGGGTTCAATCCCGTCAACAGAGGAACGAGCACCATAGCACCGAAGGCGACAAACAGAATTTGCAACCCGGCAATACTTTGCTTTATCTGGGAGAACATGCGGATCCTTAGCAACAACAATATAAGGCAATAACGTGACTTAACCCTCGGGGGTTACCGAGTGGATAAATCCGGATCCTGCTTGTAAAACGGTGTGATAGGAATAAAGGGTGCGAAAGGAATATCTCGATACCCAGTAAGGCACAAAACTCGCGATAGATCGCTCATTACACCTTACCGTGTTTCAGGATGTTACAGAGAAAACATCCACCGACACTCAATATCAGCAACACACAAGCATCGAGAATCAGATACTACTCGATTCAGCGGCAAATAGCAAACGTTTGCAGCAAAATAGAAAAAAACGGCACCTTGTAAGGCACCGTTTCCATAAAAATCGTGCTCATCACGACATACAGGCGTTTTTATTCTGCGCTGTCGTCTTTGTACTTCGCTGCGGTTTCTTTAATCAACGCTTGCAGTTCGCCCTTTTGCGCCATCTCCAGCATGATGTCGCAACCGCCAACCAATTCGCCTTCAACCCACAGCTGTGGGAAGGTTGGCCAGTTAGCAAATTTTGGCAATTCAGCACGAATATCTGGGTTTTGCAGGATATCAACGTAAGCAAAACGCTCACCACAAGCCATCAGCGCTTGCACGGCTTGGGCAGAAAAACCACAGCTCGGTAATTTTGGCGAGCCTTTCATGTACAAAATGATTGGGTTTTCAGCCAGTTGTTG harbors:
- a CDS encoding uracil-xanthine permease family protein is translated as MFSQIKQSIAGLQILFVAFGAMVLVPLLTGLNPSMALLGAGVGTLLFQLSTRNQVPIFLGSSFAFIAPIIYATQTWGVPSTMFGLCMAGLMYFLFAGIIRSKGVGFVHRLLPPVVIGPVIMVIGLSVAQVACNMAMGRVNGEQIIPLDTALALAGVSLATTLVTAVFCKGWLRLLPILSGVVVGYSVASFSGMVDFTGLQSAAWLAVPTFITPEVNWAAALFMLPVAIAPCIEHIGGVMAIGGVTGKDYTKTPGLHRTLFGDGLGVCFAGLIGGPPVTTYAEVTGAVMITRNFNVRTMTWAAIFAIILAFFGKFNALLTSIPMPVMGGIMLLLFGSIAAIGLKTLVDAKVDLGASRNIAIVAITLTIGIGSLELKIGSFALAGVGLASLVAVLLNLILPHQVNTEGSDNSSIEEVK
- a CDS encoding Grx4 family monothiol glutaredoxin, which produces MMETIEKIKQQLAENPIILYMKGSPKLPSCGFSAQAVQALMACGERFAYVDILQNPDIRAELPKFANWPTFPQLWVEGELVGGCDIMLEMAQKGELQALIKETAAKYKDDSAE
- a CDS encoding nuclear transport factor 2 family protein, which encodes MLAQHQAMIDKFSAAYAELTAEKIAHFPDLYADDVVFMDPVQQIYSVQELQVYFFRIIEQTYYHRVKVIRAFSSDNDVFILWELSYAHANLEQGDDISVEGASHLRLEGERIIFQRNYYDMGAMLYEHIPLISRVVHYMKGKIAGFNRND